The Ruania alba genome window below encodes:
- the ligA gene encoding NAD-dependent DNA ligase LigA codes for MANRQTTESVVSRVESLRGQLREAQATYYQDDTSILSDYEFDRTMDLLEAEEEYFESIRRPDSPTQEVGGSRSALFDPVEHAERMLSLDNVFSIDELTEWAAKTSAAAGRTPAWLCELKIDGLAISLRYELGRLTSAATRGDGRTGEDVTVNALRVAGIPEHLSGTDHPTLVEVRGEVFIPTRGFAELNELQAQLQERAVAAARERWESRPEATRGPFDEQREAASAARRFPAFANPRNAASGGLRQQLDKKSGLEREAGDARVATLQLYVHGIGAWPRPPVAAQSEIYDLLAGWGLPVSPHSKVCTSIEEVAAFVAHHGEHRHDVEHEIDGVVVKVDELTLHDELGATSRAPRWAIAYKYPPEEVHTRLLDVAVGVGRTGRATPYGVMEPVLVAGSVVRQATLHNQDVVRAKGVLIGDTVVLRKAGDVIPEILGPVVELRDGTETEFVMPSHCPECGTTLRAMKEGDIDLRCPNAQSCPAQVRGRVEHIGSRGALDIEALGEVTAAALTQPRVPAVPPLITEARLFDLTLDELVPIEVVVRDAETGEPRTDDDGEPVARKPFQKIRLDYPPEAEGMTAQERRKAGYRKDHPVVEPSAQAETLIDELEAAKTKELWRQLVSLNIRHVGPVAARALADWFGSLQAIEAASEEELAQVEGVGPTIAAAVTEWLAVDWHQQILDQWRAAGVRFATPDHPGPGAAQQDGVLTGLTVVVTGSMEHFTRDGAKDAIIAAGGKAAGSVSKKTDFVVVGPGAGSKETKARDLGLSILDEAGFERLLDGGPDAVADLVGGESDS; via the coding sequence GTGGCGAATCGTCAGACCACCGAGTCTGTCGTTTCTCGCGTGGAGAGCCTGCGGGGTCAACTGCGAGAGGCTCAGGCTACCTATTATCAGGATGACACGAGCATTCTCTCGGACTACGAGTTCGACCGAACAATGGATCTTCTCGAGGCAGAAGAAGAGTACTTTGAGTCAATACGGCGCCCGGACTCGCCGACCCAGGAGGTGGGCGGCTCCCGGTCTGCGCTGTTCGACCCGGTCGAGCATGCCGAGCGGATGCTCAGCCTGGACAACGTCTTCTCCATCGACGAACTCACCGAGTGGGCCGCGAAGACCTCGGCCGCGGCCGGCCGGACGCCGGCCTGGCTGTGCGAACTGAAGATCGACGGGCTCGCGATCTCGTTGCGTTATGAGCTCGGCCGACTCACCAGTGCAGCCACTCGTGGTGACGGCCGCACGGGTGAGGACGTCACCGTGAACGCCCTGCGCGTGGCCGGGATCCCCGAGCACCTCAGCGGCACTGATCACCCGACTCTCGTCGAGGTGCGCGGTGAGGTGTTCATCCCCACGCGCGGGTTCGCCGAGTTGAACGAGCTGCAGGCGCAGCTGCAGGAGCGCGCTGTCGCGGCAGCACGGGAGCGGTGGGAATCCAGGCCGGAAGCCACGCGGGGCCCGTTCGACGAACAGCGCGAAGCAGCATCCGCGGCCCGGCGGTTCCCCGCCTTCGCCAACCCGCGCAACGCCGCCAGTGGAGGGCTGCGTCAACAGCTCGACAAGAAGTCCGGTCTCGAGCGTGAGGCCGGTGACGCGCGGGTCGCGACCTTGCAGTTGTATGTCCACGGCATCGGTGCCTGGCCACGCCCGCCGGTCGCTGCACAGAGTGAGATCTACGACCTGCTCGCCGGGTGGGGCCTGCCGGTGAGTCCGCACTCGAAGGTCTGCACGAGCATCGAGGAGGTGGCGGCGTTCGTCGCGCATCATGGTGAGCATCGCCACGATGTGGAGCACGAGATCGACGGTGTCGTGGTCAAGGTGGACGAGCTGACCCTGCACGACGAGCTCGGCGCCACCAGTCGCGCCCCACGGTGGGCGATCGCGTACAAGTACCCGCCGGAGGAGGTGCACACGAGACTGCTCGACGTCGCGGTGGGCGTGGGACGTACCGGCCGGGCCACCCCCTACGGGGTGATGGAACCGGTGCTCGTGGCCGGCAGCGTGGTGCGGCAGGCGACTCTGCACAACCAGGACGTGGTGCGCGCCAAGGGTGTGCTCATCGGGGACACGGTGGTGCTGCGGAAGGCCGGCGATGTGATCCCGGAGATCCTCGGCCCGGTTGTCGAGCTGCGTGACGGCACCGAGACCGAGTTCGTGATGCCGAGCCACTGTCCCGAGTGCGGCACCACGTTGCGGGCGATGAAGGAGGGCGACATCGACCTGCGCTGCCCGAACGCACAGTCCTGCCCCGCGCAGGTGCGCGGTCGGGTCGAGCACATCGGCTCCCGCGGGGCGCTCGACATCGAGGCACTGGGGGAGGTCACCGCCGCCGCACTCACCCAACCACGGGTGCCGGCGGTGCCGCCCCTGATTACCGAGGCTCGACTGTTCGATCTCACCCTCGACGAGCTCGTCCCCATCGAGGTGGTGGTGCGCGACGCCGAGACCGGCGAGCCTCGCACCGACGACGACGGTGAACCGGTCGCACGCAAGCCGTTCCAGAAGATACGCCTCGACTACCCGCCCGAGGCGGAGGGGATGACCGCCCAGGAGCGGCGCAAGGCCGGATACCGCAAGGACCACCCCGTGGTGGAACCATCCGCCCAGGCCGAGACGCTGATCGACGAGCTGGAGGCAGCGAAGACCAAGGAGCTCTGGCGCCAGCTCGTCAGCCTGAACATCCGGCACGTCGGACCGGTGGCCGCACGAGCGCTCGCGGACTGGTTCGGATCCCTGCAGGCGATCGAGGCGGCGAGCGAGGAGGAACTCGCGCAGGTCGAGGGCGTCGGGCCCACCATCGCTGCCGCCGTCACCGAGTGGCTCGCCGTCGACTGGCACCAGCAGATCCTCGACCAGTGGCGGGCTGCCGGCGTCCGGTTCGCCACCCCGGACCACCCCGGTCCGGGTGCGGCGCAGCAGGACGGCGTGCTCACCGGTCTCACGGTGGTGGTGACCGGGTCGATGGAGCATTTCACCCGCGACGGGGCCAAGGACGCCATCATTGCCGCGGGCGGGAAGGCAGCCGGGTCGGTCTCGAAGAAGACCGACTTCGTGGTGGTCGGCCCAGGTGCCGGGTCCAAGGAGACCAAGGCGCGTGATCTCGGACTGTCGATCCTGGACGAGGCCGGGTTCGAGCGGCTGCTCGACGGTGGCCCGGACGCGGTGGCCGATCTGGTCGGTGGTGAGTCGGACAGCTGA
- a CDS encoding multidrug effflux MFS transporter gives MSRNPPESSRPPSPERVGLLFTIVLAGLAMIGPFTIDTIFPAFEQMGGQFRADTAAMQQVTSLYLLSFAVMSIFHGPISDAMGRKPVMIAGLIGFTMASIMCALAPSLPVLLAGRLLQGGFAGAATIVSRVVIRDLFSGSAAQRLMSNVMMIFSVAPAIAPVVGGWLLSIGPWQSIFWSIAGYGVVMAVLVGVVLPETLPTAERRPLNPPSVVRAVVRVATRGAVVRLALLTACTFGAQFTYIAAAPIIVVDLLGLGERDFWVLFVPLIGGIMVGAFISGRTADRVPRRRLIDIAMTFALVTVVVNVLIVAWQPSLPWAMIAPPIAATAVGTMFPVLNLEILDQAPDDRGAAASLGAFGTLFGNAILAGIIIPVVADSLLHLALTSLAYALLAMALWRWHRSRPGTMAANEA, from the coding sequence ATGAGCCGGAACCCTCCCGAGAGTTCCCGGCCCCCGTCGCCCGAACGAGTCGGCCTCCTGTTCACCATCGTGCTCGCCGGCCTGGCGATGATCGGTCCGTTCACGATCGACACGATCTTCCCGGCGTTCGAGCAGATGGGCGGCCAGTTCCGGGCAGACACGGCTGCGATGCAGCAGGTGACGAGCCTGTACCTGCTCTCCTTCGCCGTGATGAGCATCTTCCACGGACCGATCTCGGATGCGATGGGGCGCAAACCGGTGATGATCGCTGGTCTGATCGGGTTCACCATGGCGAGCATCATGTGTGCCCTGGCACCATCACTTCCCGTATTGCTGGCGGGCCGGTTGCTGCAAGGCGGATTCGCCGGTGCGGCCACCATCGTCAGTCGTGTGGTGATCCGTGACCTGTTCTCCGGATCGGCCGCACAACGGCTGATGTCGAACGTGATGATGATCTTCTCGGTGGCGCCTGCGATCGCTCCCGTCGTGGGTGGTTGGCTGCTCAGCATCGGGCCGTGGCAGAGCATCTTCTGGTCCATCGCCGGGTACGGGGTGGTCATGGCCGTGCTGGTGGGCGTGGTGCTGCCCGAGACACTCCCGACGGCGGAGCGTCGCCCCCTCAATCCGCCCTCCGTGGTGCGCGCGGTGGTCCGGGTAGCCACACGCGGTGCGGTGGTCCGGCTTGCGCTGCTCACCGCCTGCACGTTCGGCGCCCAGTTCACGTATATCGCCGCAGCTCCGATCATCGTGGTAGACCTGCTGGGCTTGGGTGAGCGAGACTTCTGGGTCCTGTTCGTGCCGTTGATCGGCGGGATCATGGTGGGCGCGTTTATCTCCGGGCGTACCGCGGACCGGGTGCCGCGGCGCCGGCTCATCGACATCGCCATGACGTTCGCGCTCGTGACGGTCGTTGTGAACGTGCTCATCGTGGCGTGGCAGCCGTCGCTGCCATGGGCGATGATCGCTCCCCCGATCGCAGCGACGGCCGTGGGCACGATGTTCCCGGTGCTGAACCTGGAGATCCTGGACCAGGCGCCGGACGACCGCGGTGCCGCGGCATCGCTGGGCGCGTTCGGCACGCTGTTCGGCAACGCCATCCTCGCGGGAATCATCATCCCGGTGGTCGCTGATTCCCTGCTCCACCTGGCGCTGACGAGCTTGGCGTACGCGCTGCTGGCGATGGCGCTGTGGCGCTGGCACCGATCGAGGCCGGGGACCATGGCAGCCAACGAGGCGTAG
- a CDS encoding metallophosphoesterase family protein, producing MPIPPRRVALISDIHGNVTALEAVLADIDARGITTVLNLGDVAGKGPRGSEAVRISRQRCMTTVRGNWDDFLPVSGGPDVPAEIRWWHDELAEADRRWLRTLPLVHDLQLSGRRIRLFHASASSVYTRVHFHHTSEQFDAMFATTELTGPGPAPDVVAYGDVHDAYLEVDDGRTLLNVGSVGNPLDEPTACYVIIEGTPDGGPSDPFGIQFVRVPYDIEAEIAVAADLGMPQLTAYAIELRTAIYRGAHERLGLG from the coding sequence GTGCCCATCCCTCCACGGCGTGTCGCGCTGATCTCCGACATCCACGGCAATGTCACCGCGCTGGAGGCGGTCCTGGCCGACATCGACGCCCGGGGGATCACGACCGTACTCAATCTGGGCGATGTTGCGGGCAAGGGCCCGCGTGGATCCGAAGCGGTGCGGATCAGCAGGCAACGGTGCATGACGACGGTGCGCGGCAACTGGGACGACTTCCTCCCCGTCAGTGGTGGCCCGGACGTTCCTGCAGAGATCCGGTGGTGGCATGACGAGCTCGCCGAGGCGGACCGGAGGTGGCTGCGCACCCTGCCGCTGGTCCATGATCTGCAGCTGAGCGGCCGCAGGATCCGGCTCTTCCACGCATCGGCCTCCAGCGTCTACACGCGGGTCCACTTCCATCACACCAGCGAGCAGTTCGACGCGATGTTCGCCACCACCGAACTCACCGGACCAGGACCGGCACCGGACGTCGTCGCGTACGGGGACGTGCACGACGCCTACCTGGAGGTCGATGACGGCAGGACGCTGCTGAACGTCGGCAGCGTCGGAAACCCGCTCGATGAGCCCACGGCGTGCTACGTGATCATCGAAGGCACGCCCGACGGCGGTCCGAGCGATCCGTTCGGGATCCAGTTCGTCCGAGTCCCGTACGACATCGAGGCCGAGATCGCGGTCGCGGCCGACCTCGGCATGCCGCAGCTCACGGCGTACGCGATCGAGCTCCGCACGGCGATCTATCGCGGAGCGCACGAGCGGCTCGGATTGGGCTGA
- a CDS encoding HNH endonuclease: MTSTATGTAFSAPAGNAVLAALRENVTTARAVDVERAELVVAWVGERAIDPATMDTTAGGPVFDPDEHAGLPVPDEHAGLPETLERAGLPGEHEGLPGTAQPMRLAGDGAPLVSDLEFTRLATALGQSNEAALAYVGAIVELAYRLPQLWSRVRAGQVSIHRARTVTQMSKRLPFAGAAWVDAQVAWTIGTCTVAQIERTVTAAMVSFDPEQAARDEEAAREGRHFDIRLDEAGTTAAPGLGLGVGSVVRVEGGLDLADALDLEAAVTDQARALAGFLPGTSENVRRSIAIGDLARGHTTLPIPDSGEGGSERVASSGAGATTTTGTSIVGATGVTGGMGRTVMLYLHLPADALNDETIAGADDIGSVFGSGIVGRCENTKSPVSKEQIRHWCATAGRILVRPVIDLAGHTDATTYEASPTLREQIILRDGRCRFPYCHRSARSADQDHSVPFDRGGRTSSANMAALCRRHHRAKTHTGWSYSMITPGVYYWAAPDGVQYLVTPAGTYPIPTAGTSVGARNGRSSPRGGSPPESRHDQPRSETVTDPPRPNPPGHTDPPPD; this comes from the coding sequence ATGACCTCGACAGCTACCGGTACCGCATTCTCGGCCCCGGCCGGGAATGCGGTGCTGGCTGCCCTCCGGGAGAACGTCACCACGGCTCGGGCGGTCGATGTCGAGCGTGCCGAGCTGGTGGTGGCGTGGGTGGGTGAGCGGGCGATCGACCCGGCCACCATGGACACCACGGCTGGTGGACCGGTGTTCGACCCGGACGAACACGCGGGCCTACCGGTTCCGGACGAGCACGCCGGACTACCGGAGACGCTGGAGCGGGCCGGGTTGCCGGGCGAACATGAGGGGTTGCCGGGAACTGCGCAGCCGATGCGCCTGGCTGGGGATGGTGCCCCATTGGTCTCGGACCTGGAGTTCACTCGGTTGGCGACGGCGTTGGGGCAGTCGAACGAGGCCGCCCTGGCCTATGTGGGCGCCATCGTGGAACTGGCCTACCGGTTACCCCAGTTGTGGTCCCGGGTACGGGCCGGGCAGGTCAGCATCCACCGGGCCCGGACAGTGACCCAGATGAGCAAGAGACTCCCGTTCGCCGGTGCCGCCTGGGTAGACGCCCAGGTGGCGTGGACGATCGGAACCTGCACGGTCGCGCAGATTGAGCGGACCGTGACCGCCGCGATGGTGTCTTTTGATCCTGAGCAGGCTGCCAGGGACGAGGAAGCCGCCCGGGAGGGGCGCCATTTCGATATCCGTCTCGATGAGGCAGGCACCACCGCGGCACCGGGACTGGGATTGGGTGTGGGGTCGGTGGTGCGGGTCGAGGGCGGCCTCGACCTCGCTGACGCGCTGGACCTCGAGGCTGCGGTGACCGACCAAGCACGTGCGCTGGCAGGGTTCCTGCCCGGCACCAGTGAGAATGTGCGCCGCTCCATCGCCATCGGCGACCTCGCCCGCGGACACACCACACTCCCCATCCCCGACAGCGGTGAGGGCGGCAGTGAAAGAGTTGCCAGCAGTGGCGCAGGAGCGACCACCACGACCGGGACCAGCATCGTGGGGGCGACTGGTGTAACTGGTGGGATGGGTCGGACCGTGATGCTCTACCTCCACCTGCCCGCCGATGCCCTCAATGACGAGACCATTGCCGGTGCGGACGATATCGGGAGCGTGTTCGGATCCGGGATCGTGGGCCGGTGCGAAAACACCAAATCACCGGTCTCGAAGGAACAGATTCGCCACTGGTGCGCCACCGCCGGCCGAATACTGGTGCGCCCCGTGATCGACCTGGCCGGACATACCGATGCCACCACGTATGAGGCCAGCCCGACACTGCGTGAACAGATCATTCTTCGTGACGGACGGTGCCGGTTCCCCTATTGCCACCGCTCCGCTCGTTCCGCCGATCAGGATCATAGTGTTCCCTTCGACCGCGGCGGCCGAACCAGTTCGGCGAATATGGCCGCCTTGTGCCGCCGTCACCACCGGGCGAAAACCCATACCGGGTGGTCGTATTCGATGATCACCCCGGGCGTGTATTACTGGGCCGCACCCGATGGTGTGCAGTACCTGGTCACGCCCGCCGGCACGTATCCCATCCCCACCGCCGGCACCAGCGTGGGGGCGCGAAACGGGCGGAGCAGCCCTCGTGGCGGCAGTCCGCCCGAAAGCAGACACGACCAGCCACGCAGCGAAACGGTCACGGATCCACCGCGCCCAAACCCGCCCGGCCACACCGACCCACCACCAGACTGA
- the mnmA gene encoding tRNA 2-thiouridine(34) synthase MnmA, producing the protein MRVLAALSGGVDSAVAAARAVDAGHDVVGVHMALSRSRAQHRNGSRGCCSIEDASDARRAADVLGIPYYVWDLSEEFEDTVVADFLSEYAAGRTPNPCVRCNQHIKFDALLDRGLALGFDAVATGHYARIVDVPDAEGGARRELHRAEDAAKDQSYVLAVMGADRLARSMFPLGDAASKDEVRAEAAERGLSVSVKPDSYDICFVADGDTQGFLRERLGAAPGEVVDADGDVVGEHDGAYAYTVGQRRGLGLNRPAADGKPRYVLEVDPAANRVVVGPSELLSVTEISAGEVTWLAEDVPAGEWTEVSVQVRAHGDPVPARVLLQDGRLFTELASPLRGIAPGQSIVVYQGSRVLGQGNIVKAGRGAALSRA; encoded by the coding sequence ATGCGGGTACTGGCAGCACTCTCCGGTGGAGTGGACTCGGCGGTGGCGGCGGCGCGGGCCGTCGATGCCGGACATGACGTGGTGGGCGTGCACATGGCGCTGAGCCGGTCCCGTGCCCAGCACCGGAACGGCTCGCGTGGGTGTTGCTCGATCGAGGATGCCTCGGACGCGCGCCGTGCGGCGGACGTGCTGGGGATCCCGTACTACGTGTGGGATCTCTCCGAGGAGTTCGAGGACACGGTGGTGGCGGACTTCCTGTCCGAGTACGCGGCGGGGCGCACGCCGAACCCGTGCGTGCGCTGCAATCAGCACATCAAGTTCGATGCGCTGCTGGACCGCGGGTTGGCACTCGGTTTCGATGCCGTGGCAACGGGGCACTACGCGCGGATCGTGGACGTGCCGGACGCTGAGGGCGGCGCGCGGCGGGAACTGCACCGCGCTGAGGATGCCGCAAAGGACCAGTCGTATGTGCTCGCCGTGATGGGGGCCGACCGGCTGGCACGTTCGATGTTTCCGCTGGGTGATGCGGCGAGCAAGGACGAGGTTCGTGCGGAGGCAGCTGAGCGGGGTTTGAGTGTGTCGGTGAAGCCGGACTCCTACGACATCTGCTTCGTGGCCGACGGTGACACGCAGGGATTTCTGCGGGAGCGACTCGGGGCCGCGCCCGGTGAGGTGGTGGACGCCGACGGCGACGTGGTCGGCGAGCACGACGGGGCGTACGCCTACACGGTGGGGCAGCGCCGGGGGCTGGGGCTGAACCGGCCGGCGGCCGACGGGAAGCCGCGGTACGTGCTCGAGGTGGATCCGGCAGCGAACCGCGTGGTGGTGGGGCCGAGCGAGCTGCTCTCGGTGACTGAGATCAGCGCCGGTGAGGTCACCTGGCTGGCCGAGGACGTGCCGGCCGGGGAGTGGACCGAGGTGAGTGTGCAGGTGCGTGCGCACGGAGACCCGGTGCCCGCTCGCGTGCTGCTCCAGGACGGCCGGCTGTTCACGGAGCTGGCATCGCCGCTGCGGGGGATTGCGCCGGGGCAGTCGATCGTGGTCTATCAGGGCAGCCGGGTGCTGGGGCAGGGCAACATCGTCAAGGCGGGGCGAGGGGCTGCGCTGAGCCGCGCGTGA
- a CDS encoding GNAT family N-acetyltransferase, with product MYGDRRTVHLRAADVVPEPVTLALLRPAVGGSGPASDETARRLLATSTVWVLERDAPVAVVAGGPSEEGWTIRAIAVAQDCRRQGLGRDLIDRLSHLVGGPWLLAETDSDGVGFYRRCGIEVVSLGEKYPGVERFSCRRRV from the coding sequence ATGTACGGGGATAGACGCACCGTGCACCTGCGTGCCGCTGACGTGGTCCCGGAGCCGGTGACACTCGCCCTCCTTCGTCCTGCCGTCGGTGGCTCCGGACCTGCCTCCGACGAGACGGCACGGCGACTGCTCGCCACCTCCACGGTCTGGGTTCTCGAAAGGGACGCACCGGTCGCTGTGGTGGCAGGTGGACCCAGCGAGGAAGGATGGACCATCCGTGCGATCGCCGTCGCCCAGGACTGCCGACGCCAAGGCTTGGGTAGGGACCTGATCGATCGCCTGTCGCACCTGGTGGGCGGTCCGTGGTTGCTCGCCGAGACCGATTCGGACGGCGTGGGGTTCTATCGGCGGTGCGGTATCGAGGTGGTCAGCCTGGGTGAGAAGTACCCAGGTGTTGAGCGATTCTCCTGCCGGCGACGCGTCTGA